Proteins from a single region of Syntrophales bacterium:
- the rpmF gene encoding 50S ribosomal protein L32, with protein MPNPVKRHSKSRRNKRRSHDALTVPSIGLCPQCSEPKLPHRVCPSCGSYKGREIIATE; from the coding sequence ATGCCTAATCCAGTAAAACGACACTCAAAATCGAGACGGAACAAGAGACGGTCCCACGACGCCTTGACGGTTCCTTCGATCGGCTTGTGCCCCCAGTGCAGCGAACCGAAGCTTCCGCATCGTGTATGCCCCAGCTGCGGATCCTACAAAGGGCGAGAAATTATAGCGACGGAATAG
- a CDS encoding DUF177 domain-containing protein, which produces MDIIVSEIPPEGVSVQSSRDQGWFRRQAPDEIRRQFDAESILFYCIVDRMGRQVTIKGTVHLRLTASCTRCLEPIGLSLTGDFFYTMNPGRPLEDRGGEMELTMNDLEVGLYNNDRIDLEPILTEQVFLQLPIRTICGEGCRGLCPVCGTNLNRGACEHGMNAKAPSPFAVLRNFKVTKKR; this is translated from the coding sequence ATGGATATTATTGTTTCAGAGATCCCTCCCGAGGGGGTCAGTGTTCAATCTTCGCGGGATCAGGGATGGTTCCGGCGGCAGGCTCCGGATGAGATTCGAAGGCAATTTGACGCTGAGAGCATACTGTTTTATTGTATCGTCGATCGAATGGGTCGGCAGGTTACCATTAAGGGGACCGTGCACCTTCGGCTCACCGCGTCTTGCACCAGATGTCTCGAACCCATCGGTCTTTCGCTCACGGGTGATTTTTTCTATACCATGAATCCAGGTCGGCCCCTGGAGGACAGGGGAGGAGAAATGGAACTCACAATGAATGATCTTGAGGTCGGCTTGTATAACAATGACCGGATCGATCTGGAGCCGATACTAACCGAGCAGGTATTCCTGCAGCTCCCCATCAGGACGATCTGTGGAGAAGGATGCCGGGGACTCTGTCCCGTCTGCGGCACAAACCTGAACCGGGGTGCCTGTGAACACGGTATGAACGCAAAGGCCCCGTCGCCTTTTGCTGTTTTACGAAACTTCAAGGTAACAAAAAAGAGGTAA